A portion of the Penaeus monodon isolate SGIC_2016 chromosome 28, NSTDA_Pmon_1, whole genome shotgun sequence genome contains these proteins:
- the LOC119591504 gene encoding NADH dehydrogenase [ubiquinone] 1 alpha subcomplex subunit 10, mitochondrial-like: MALSVVRKGVSSLTGLAGRRLLPSASVLQPQVATIVSKALRDKDYRRPAPFPYKDSQYGLVAALMDKTTHRFDENSKIIVVDGPIAAGKTKFAKEVAEELDMLFVPGANMDMVYINSYGYDMRQLDSEMPDAAKSFDEKNFLQNPTHRNVASFQFEMFQLKLTQYIDALAHVLSTGQGVVMERSVYSDMVFVEAMAKFGYMSKAARNLYYECKKMTVPELMRPHLVIYLDMPVSIVQQRIKARNLPHEVNSPALTPEFLAHMEMVYKQYFLREISTHAEVLIYDWSEEGDTEVVVEDIERISFDFDKNDPKLADWKQPDEWEWCQKRMQYTKGKKKILNWMNVPDFSVPELILNAEEHKKFKDAWWNAPGMKYAEGFNAEMGDQFLNTKTKIGT; encoded by the exons ATGGCACTGTCGGTGGTAAGAAAGGGAGTTTCATCCCTAACTGGGCTGGCAGGTCGGCGGCTGCTGCCCTCGGCATCTGTGCTGCAACCACAG GTGGCCACCATCGTGAGTAAGGCACTGCGGGACAAGGACTACAGGCGGCCAGCCCCCTTTCCCTACAAGGACTCCCAGTATGGCCTCGTTGCAGCGCTCATGGACAAGACCACACATCGCTTTGATGAAAACTCCAAGATAATTGTGGTCGATGGGCCAATTGCTGCAGGAAAAACAAAGTTTGCAAAG GAAGTGGCTGAGGAGTTGGACATGCTCTTTGTCCCAGGTGCCAACATGGACATGGTATACATCAACTCCTATGGCTATGACATGCGCCAGCTTGACTCCGAGATGCCAGACGCTGCCAAGAGTTTTGATGAAAAGAATTTCCTTCAGAATCCAACCCACCGCAATGTTGCATCTTTCCAATTTGAAATGTTCCAACTCAAGCTGACACAATACATTGATGCCCTTGCTCATGTGTTGAGCACAG GCCAGGGAGTCGTGATGGAACGCAGTGTGTACAGTGACATGGTCTTTGTGGAGGCAATGGCAAAGTTTGGATACATGAGCAAAGCAG CAAGGAACCTGTATTATGAGTGTAAGAAGATGACGGTGCCTGAGCTGATGCGACCACACTTGGTCATCTACCTGGACATGCCTGTATCCATTGTCCAGCAGCGAATCAAGGCCCGGAATCTCCCTCATGAGGTCAACTCCCCTGCCTTGACCCCAGAGTTCTTGGCACATATGGAGATGGTTTACAAGCAGTATTTCCTTAGGGAGATCAG TACCCATGCTGAGGTCCTGATCTATGACTGGTCAGAGGAAGGAGACACTGAGGTTGTAGTGGAAGACATTGAGCGCATTTCCTTTGACTTTGACAAAAATGACCCAAAGCTGGCTGACTGGAAGCAGCCAGATGAGTGGGAGTGGTGCCAGAAGCGCATGCA GTACaccaaagggaagaagaagatccTCAACTGGATGAATGTGCCAGACTTCAGTGTGCCAGAACTGATCCTGAATGCCGAAGAACATAAGAAATTCAAGGATGCCTGGTGGAAT GCTCCTGGTATGAAGTATGCAGAAGGTTTCAACGCAGAGATGGGGGACCAGTTCCTTAATACGAAGACAAAAATTGGCACCTAA